Proteins encoded together in one Kitasatospora albolonga window:
- a CDS encoding 8-oxoguanine deaminase gives MAASADPQRIVIENCSIATVDAHDTEYASGYIVVADNRIESVGAGKAPEGLTGVVRRIDATGHLATPGLVNTHHHFYQWITRGLATDHNLFNWLVALYPTWARIDEPMARAAAQGSLAMMARGGVTTAMDHHYVFPKGSGDLSGAIIGAAREMGVRFTLARGSMDRSEKDGGLPPDFAVETLEGALAATEATIDAHHDASFDAMTQVAVAPCSPFSVSTELMRQGAELARRKNVRLHTHGSETVEEEQFCKELFGMGPTDYFESTGWLGGDVWMAHCVHMNDSDIAAFARTGTGVAHCPSSNARLAAGIARVPDMLAAGVPVGLGVDGTASNESGELHTELRNALLINRLGAHREAALNARQALRLGTFGGAQVLGRADQIGSLEAGKLADLVLWKLDTLAHSSIADPVTALIFGAAAPVTLSLVDGKPVVESSRLTTVDEDAIARTTRDEARRLAQIAAGA, from the coding sequence ATGGCAGCTTCGGCAGACCCTCAGCGCATCGTCATCGAGAACTGTTCGATCGCCACCGTCGACGCCCACGACACGGAGTACGCCTCCGGGTACATCGTCGTGGCGGACAACCGCATCGAGTCCGTCGGCGCCGGGAAGGCACCGGAGGGGCTGACCGGGGTCGTCCGGCGCATCGACGCCACCGGGCACCTCGCCACCCCCGGCCTGGTCAACACCCACCACCACTTCTACCAGTGGATCACCCGGGGCCTGGCCACCGACCACAACCTCTTCAACTGGCTGGTCGCCCTCTACCCGACCTGGGCGCGCATCGACGAGCCGATGGCCCGCGCCGCCGCGCAGGGCTCGCTCGCCATGATGGCCCGCGGCGGCGTCACCACCGCGATGGACCACCACTACGTCTTCCCGAAGGGCTCCGGCGACCTGTCCGGCGCCATCATCGGGGCCGCCCGCGAGATGGGCGTACGGTTCACCCTCGCCCGGGGCTCCATGGACCGCAGCGAGAAGGACGGCGGCCTGCCCCCGGACTTCGCCGTCGAGACCCTCGAAGGCGCGCTCGCCGCCACCGAGGCCACCATCGACGCCCACCACGACGCCTCCTTCGACGCGATGACCCAGGTCGCCGTCGCCCCCTGCTCCCCGTTCTCGGTCTCCACCGAACTGATGCGCCAGGGAGCGGAGCTGGCCCGGCGCAAGAACGTACGCCTGCACACCCACGGCTCGGAGACCGTCGAGGAGGAGCAGTTCTGCAAGGAGCTGTTCGGGATGGGCCCGACCGACTACTTCGAGTCCACCGGCTGGCTCGGCGGCGATGTGTGGATGGCGCACTGCGTCCACATGAACGACTCCGACATCGCCGCCTTCGCCCGTACGGGAACCGGCGTCGCCCACTGCCCCTCCTCCAACGCCCGCCTCGCGGCAGGGATCGCCCGGGTCCCCGACATGCTCGCCGCCGGAGTCCCGGTCGGCCTCGGCGTGGACGGCACCGCCTCCAACGAGTCCGGCGAACTCCACACCGAGCTGCGCAACGCGCTCCTCATCAACCGCCTCGGCGCCCACCGCGAGGCCGCCCTGAACGCCCGTCAGGCCCTGCGCCTCGGGACCTTCGGCGGGGCCCAGGTCCTGGGCCGCGCCGACCAGATCGGCTCCCTGGAGGCAGGCAAGCTCGCCGACCTCGTCCTGTGGAAGCTGGACACCCTGGCCCACTCCTCGATCGCCGACCCGGTGACCGCGCTCATCTTCGGCGCGGCGGCCCCGGTGACCCTCTCCCTCGTCGACGGCAAGCCGGTCGTCGAGAGCAGCCGGCTCACCACGGTGGACGAGGACGCCATCGCCCGCACCACCCGCGACGAGGCCCGCCGCCTCGCGCAGATCGCCGCCGGGGCCTGA
- a CDS encoding hydroxyisourate hydrolase, whose protein sequence is MSTDTTASVSTHILDTSIGRPAASVTVSLAARSGSGSPYVTLGASATDADGRCKDLPALPEGTTHVRLDFDTETYFSKKQAEAQQDAPRVRDSGAFFPEVTIAFAVVPGEHYHVPLLLNPFGYSVYRGS, encoded by the coding sequence TTGAGTACCGACACGACCGCATCGGTGTCCACGCACATCCTGGACACCAGCATCGGCCGCCCCGCCGCGTCCGTCACCGTCTCGCTCGCCGCCCGCAGCGGCAGCGGCTCGCCGTATGTGACGCTCGGAGCCTCCGCGACCGATGCGGACGGGCGCTGCAAGGACCTGCCGGCGCTGCCGGAAGGCACCACCCACGTACGTCTCGACTTCGACACCGAGACGTACTTTTCCAAGAAGCAAGCCGAGGCGCAGCAGGACGCCCCCCGCGTAAGGGACAGCGGCGCGTTCTTCCCGGAAGTGACGATCGCCTTCGCGGTCGTGCCGGGCGAGCACTATCACGTACCGCTGCTGCTCAACCCGTTCGGCTACTCCGTTTACCGAGGGAGCTAG
- a CDS encoding hydroxypyruvate isomerase: MGYPDQRFDVNLSILFTELPLLERPAAAAAAGFTAVELWWPWIETPTPPQAELDALKKALDDAGTQLVGLNFYAGQLPGPDRGALSVPGEESDRFRANIEVAADFAASVGCTALNALYGNRVEGADPQVQDALALENLVLAARAADRVGAILLVETLNKPESPLYPLVSAPAAIEVIDKVNAATGLGNAKFLLDLYHLSMNGEDLSQVIKAYAAKTGHVQIADNPGRGAPGTGTLPLERLLDELKDAGYPGRVGLEYKPGDRPSADSFDWLPVSARAAR; the protein is encoded by the coding sequence ATGGGATACCCGGACCAGCGCTTCGATGTGAACCTTTCGATCCTCTTCACGGAACTCCCGCTCCTGGAGCGTCCCGCGGCAGCCGCCGCGGCGGGCTTCACGGCGGTCGAGCTGTGGTGGCCCTGGATCGAGACCCCCACCCCGCCGCAGGCGGAACTCGACGCCCTCAAGAAGGCGCTCGACGACGCCGGCACCCAGCTGGTGGGGCTGAACTTCTACGCCGGACAGCTGCCCGGCCCCGACCGCGGCGCGCTCTCCGTGCCCGGTGAGGAGTCGGACCGCTTCCGCGCCAACATCGAGGTGGCGGCCGACTTCGCCGCCTCGGTCGGCTGCACGGCGCTCAACGCGCTGTACGGCAACCGCGTCGAGGGCGCCGACCCGCAGGTGCAGGACGCGCTCGCCCTGGAGAACCTGGTGCTGGCCGCCCGCGCGGCGGACCGCGTCGGGGCGATCCTCCTGGTCGAGACCCTCAACAAGCCGGAGTCGCCGCTCTATCCGCTGGTCAGCGCCCCGGCCGCGATCGAGGTCATCGACAAGGTCAACGCGGCGACGGGCCTGGGGAACGCCAAGTTCCTGCTGGACCTGTACCACCTGTCGATGAACGGCGAGGACCTGAGCCAGGTCATCAAGGCGTACGCCGCGAAGACCGGCCACGTCCAGATCGCCGACAACCCGGGGCGCGGCGCGCCGGGCACCGGCACCCTCCCGCTGGAGCGGCTCCTGGACGAGCTGAAGGACGCCGGTTACCCGGGCAGGGTCGGCCTGGAGTACAAGCCGGGCGACCGGCCGAGCGCGGACTCCTTCGACTGGCTCCCGGTCTCCGCCCGAGCGGCCCGCTGA
- a CDS encoding transcriptional regulator encodes MTESADHPPLTADHPFVTAVKPLVDAMGAELLGPEQAQPDDVVLAWEGRDVIAVRLPQLSDSLDHILAALERRHGMPLADLDRKAKQSVVRTLEARGAFSVRHGVETVAGALGVSRFTVYNYLNREHTTKSE; translated from the coding sequence GTGACCGAATCCGCCGATCACCCTCCGCTCACCGCCGACCACCCCTTCGTAACGGCCGTGAAGCCGCTCGTCGACGCGATGGGCGCCGAGCTGCTCGGCCCCGAGCAGGCCCAGCCCGACGATGTCGTACTCGCCTGGGAGGGCCGGGACGTCATAGCCGTACGGCTGCCCCAGCTCTCCGACTCGCTGGACCACATCCTCGCCGCGCTGGAGAGACGGCACGGGATGCCGCTCGCCGACCTGGACCGGAAGGCCAAGCAGTCCGTCGTCCGGACCCTGGAGGCACGCGGTGCCTTCTCCGTACGACACGGGGTGGAGACCGTGGCCGGCGCCCTGGGCGTCTCCAGATTCACCGTGTACAACTACCTGAACCGGGAACATACGACCAAGAGTGAGTAG
- a CDS encoding 2-hydroxy-3-oxopropionate reductase, with protein sequence MSNNLPKVAWIGLGIMGSPMSENLIKAGYSVTGYTLEQDKIDRLVAAGGTGASSIADAVRDADVVITMVPASPQVEAISYGPDGILENAKRGALLVDMSSITPQTSVDLAKNAAEKGIRVLDAPVSGGEAGAIEAVLSIMVGGEQADFDAAKPLLEALGKTIVLCGPHGSGQTVKAANQLIVAVNIQACAEAVVFLEKSGVDLTAALDVLNGGLAGSTVLTRKKDNFLKRDFAPGFRIDLHHKDMGIVTDAARNVGAALPVGGVVAQLVASLRAQGDGGLDHSALLRSVERLSGSQV encoded by the coding sequence ATGAGCAACAACCTCCCCAAGGTCGCCTGGATCGGTCTCGGCATCATGGGCTCCCCCATGTCGGAGAACCTGATCAAGGCCGGTTACTCCGTCACCGGATACACCCTGGAGCAGGACAAGATCGACCGGCTGGTCGCGGCCGGCGGCACCGGCGCCTCCTCGATCGCGGACGCGGTCAGGGACGCGGATGTCGTCATCACGATGGTGCCCGCATCGCCGCAGGTCGAGGCCATCTCCTACGGCCCCGACGGCATCCTGGAGAACGCGAAGCGCGGGGCGCTGCTGGTGGACATGTCCTCCATCACCCCGCAGACCTCGGTGGACCTCGCGAAGAACGCGGCCGAGAAGGGCATCCGGGTCCTGGACGCGCCGGTCTCCGGCGGCGAGGCCGGTGCCATCGAGGCGGTCCTCTCCATCATGGTCGGCGGCGAGCAGGCGGACTTCGACGCCGCGAAGCCGCTCCTGGAGGCGCTCGGCAAGACGATCGTGCTCTGCGGTCCGCACGGTTCCGGCCAGACGGTGAAGGCGGCCAACCAGCTGATCGTCGCGGTCAACATCCAGGCGTGCGCCGAGGCCGTGGTCTTCCTGGAGAAGTCCGGGGTGGACCTCACCGCCGCGCTCGACGTCCTCAACGGCGGCCTGGCCGGCTCGACCGTGCTGACCCGCAAGAAGGACAACTTCCTGAAGCGGGACTTCGCCCCCGGCTTCCGGATCGACCTGCACCACAAGGACATGGGCATCGTGACCGACGCCGCCCGCAACGTCGGCGCGGCCCTGCCCGTCGGCGGTGTGGTCGCCCAGCTGGTCGCCTCGCTGCGCGCCCAGGGCGACGGCGGGCTGGACCACTCGGCGCTGCTGCGCTCGGTCGAGCGGCTCTCCGGCTCCCAGGTCTGA
- a CDS encoding GntR family transcriptional regulator, whose product MDADVPGTVLKRERTRDAVLELIESRSPGDAIPSERALCALLGVSRPTVRAAVDELVAAGLLVREHGRGMFVAPAKITQELVAGDRSLTVPQAAGAWSSRLLEFTTLQAGARVGRKLRMSPAAEIVYVARLRLVDGAPMAIEHLHIRAELVPGLSAQELESGDLYEHLRTRHGVHVREAVQAIEPTVVTRAEAGLLDVPELSPALLFERLTSDTEGRPVEYVHSLYRGDRYRIVSRLALGPAAEVAPDREGHHPGIPPGDFAHGDAIASSTRGDFRTGG is encoded by the coding sequence ATGGACGCGGACGTGCCGGGGACGGTGCTCAAACGGGAGCGGACCCGCGATGCCGTGCTGGAGCTGATCGAGTCGCGCAGCCCCGGCGACGCGATCCCCTCGGAGCGCGCCCTGTGCGCCCTGCTCGGCGTCTCGCGGCCCACCGTGCGCGCGGCGGTCGACGAGCTGGTCGCCGCCGGGCTCCTGGTGCGCGAACACGGCCGGGGCATGTTCGTCGCGCCCGCCAAGATCACCCAGGAGCTGGTGGCGGGGGACCGGTCGCTGACCGTGCCGCAGGCGGCGGGTGCCTGGTCGAGCCGGCTGCTGGAGTTCACCACCCTCCAGGCCGGGGCCCGGGTCGGCCGCAAGCTGCGGATGTCACCCGCCGCCGAGATCGTCTACGTGGCCCGGCTGCGGCTGGTCGACGGGGCGCCGATGGCCATCGAGCACCTGCACATCCGGGCGGAGCTGGTGCCGGGGCTCAGCGCCCAGGAGCTGGAGAGCGGCGACCTGTACGAGCATCTGCGCACCCGGCACGGCGTCCATGTCCGCGAGGCCGTCCAGGCGATCGAGCCGACCGTCGTCACCCGCGCCGAGGCCGGGCTGCTCGACGTCCCCGAGCTCTCCCCGGCCCTGCTCTTCGAACGGCTGACCTCGGACACCGAGGGCCGCCCGGTGGAGTACGTCCACTCGCTCTACCGGGGCGACCGCTACCGGATCGTCTCCCGCCTCGCCCTCGGCCCGGCCGCCGAGGTCGCCCCGGACCGGGAGGGCCACCACCCCGGCATCCCGCCGGGCGATTTCGCGCACGGCGACGCGATCGCCTCCTCCACCAGGGGGGACTTCCGGACGGGCGGCTGA
- a CDS encoding OHCU decarboxylase, translating to MTSSSTPGLTRFNTLADGEATPALHEVCASAAWGETVLAGRPYATEEALLSASDAAMAELTAEDLAEAMAGHPPIGRPIPGDPTSAREQRGMAGASEELRTEMLELNLAYQERFGHVFLICATGATGEQMRDAVKSRIGNSPEQEREIVRTELGKINRIRLTRLVRETLAEGAPAQDS from the coding sequence GTGACGTCGAGCTCCACACCGGGCCTCACCCGGTTCAACACCCTGGCGGACGGCGAGGCCACCCCCGCACTGCACGAGGTCTGTGCCAGTGCGGCCTGGGGAGAGACCGTCCTCGCCGGTCGTCCGTACGCCACCGAGGAAGCCCTGCTCTCCGCGAGCGACGCCGCCATGGCCGAGCTCACCGCAGAGGACCTGGCCGAGGCGATGGCGGGCCACCCGCCGATCGGGCGCCCGATCCCCGGCGACCCGACCTCCGCCCGCGAGCAGCGGGGGATGGCCGGGGCCTCCGAGGAGCTCAGGACCGAGATGCTCGAACTGAACCTGGCCTACCAGGAGCGGTTCGGACATGTCTTCCTGATCTGCGCCACCGGCGCCACCGGTGAGCAGATGCGCGACGCGGTGAAATCCCGGATCGGGAACTCGCCGGAGCAGGAGCGGGAGATCGTGCGCACCGAACTGGGCAAGATCAACCGCATCCGGCTGACCCGTCTCGTACGGGAGACCCTCGCAGAGGGAGCTCCCGCACAGGACTCTTGA
- a CDS encoding uracil permease, with product MAQPATGPAEAPKPLTATAVHPCDEKLPAARLVPAALQHIAAMYAGVVTPPLIIGQAVGLDAAGMTRLIAASLLIAGLATIVQTVGIGTFAGNRLPFVNAASSAGIAPMLAIAETSAPGHQLPAIYGAVLVAGAFCLTVGPFFGRLLRFFPPLVTGVVITLIGVTLMPVPVAWAQGGDATAADFGAMKYLALAAFTLVVILLVQRFGRGFLKQVALLVGMFVGTLAAIPFGLADFSALKSAPLAALPTPFAFGAPEFHPAAILSLCIVMLVLMTESSAGMLALGEICERRTDGRTITRGLRTDGIATLLGPVFGGFPTSAFAQNVGVVSLTRVRSRYVVAAAGGALLVLGAFPVLGAVVSLVPMPVLGGAGIVLFGSIAVSGIRTLSEAGLDDSSNIILVSVALGAGIIPLAAPAFYAGFPAWAQTVLGSGISAGALVAVVLNLFFHHLGTHSRTAVALKSS from the coding sequence ATGGCACAGCCTGCAACGGGGCCGGCCGAAGCCCCGAAACCCCTTACCGCAACGGCAGTTCACCCGTGCGACGAGAAGCTCCCCGCCGCGCGGCTCGTCCCCGCGGCCCTCCAGCACATCGCCGCCATGTACGCGGGCGTCGTCACCCCTCCGCTGATCATCGGCCAGGCCGTCGGCCTGGACGCCGCCGGAATGACCCGGCTCATCGCCGCGAGCCTCCTGATCGCCGGACTCGCCACCATCGTGCAGACGGTGGGGATCGGCACCTTCGCCGGAAACCGGCTCCCCTTCGTGAACGCGGCGTCCTCCGCCGGGATCGCCCCGATGCTCGCCATCGCCGAGACCAGCGCGCCCGGACACCAACTCCCCGCGATCTACGGGGCGGTGCTCGTCGCCGGAGCCTTCTGTCTGACCGTCGGGCCGTTCTTCGGGCGGCTGCTGCGCTTCTTCCCGCCGCTCGTCACGGGCGTGGTCATCACCCTCATCGGCGTCACCCTCATGCCCGTGCCGGTCGCCTGGGCACAGGGCGGCGACGCCACCGCCGCCGACTTCGGCGCCATGAAGTACCTGGCGCTGGCCGCCTTCACGCTCGTCGTCATCCTGCTCGTCCAGCGCTTCGGCCGCGGCTTCCTCAAGCAAGTCGCCCTGCTGGTCGGCATGTTCGTCGGCACGCTGGCCGCGATCCCGTTCGGACTCGCCGACTTCTCCGCGCTGAAGTCCGCGCCGCTCGCCGCCCTGCCGACCCCCTTCGCCTTCGGCGCGCCGGAGTTCCACCCGGCAGCGATCCTCTCGCTCTGCATCGTCATGCTCGTCCTGATGACCGAGTCCTCGGCCGGGATGCTCGCCCTCGGCGAGATCTGCGAACGCCGCACCGACGGCCGTACGATCACCCGCGGTCTCCGTACGGACGGCATCGCCACCCTGCTCGGCCCGGTCTTCGGCGGATTCCCCACCAGCGCCTTCGCCCAGAACGTCGGCGTCGTCTCGCTGACCCGCGTACGCAGCCGGTACGTCGTCGCGGCTGCGGGCGGCGCCCTGCTGGTCCTGGGCGCCTTCCCGGTGCTCGGCGCGGTCGTCTCGCTCGTCCCGATGCCCGTCCTCGGCGGCGCCGGGATCGTCCTCTTCGGCTCCATCGCGGTCAGCGGCATCCGTACGCTCTCCGAGGCCGGGCTCGACGACAGCTCCAACATCATCCTGGTCTCCGTGGCGCTCGGCGCGGGCATCATTCCGCTCGCCGCGCCCGCCTTCTACGCCGGATTCCCGGCCTGGGCGCAGACCGTCCTCGGCTCCGGGATCAGTGCGGGAGCACTGGTCGCGGTCGTGCTCAACCTGTTCTTCCACCATCTCGGCACCCACAGCCGCACCGCTGTGGCACTCAAATCCTCCTAG
- a CDS encoding hydrolase, with the protein MNTPPTNTPAENPRGSRSRLRTALASAAAVAMATTALAALPSAANAAADGIVVQYRTTTSGATAHESEPWLKVRNTGATSVPLSSVKVRYYFKAESASAAYRFACSWAVKGCANITGTFGTPASPTATADRYLEIGFTAGAGSLAPGADSGDLQLRFHQTSWAPLIQSDDHSFGPRQSAYADWPKVTAHVNGATVWGEEPGGTGPNDPAVLFDDFDYSSHTDPRLQANGWSVRSGSGGPGLSGATWDPANVTFVSQSGNSVMNLEASTAGTAASTEHSEFSTRSMKFKNGTYASRVRFTDAPRSGPDGDRVVQTFFAINDLTAPMADDYAEYDFEYLPNGGWGEPDNILYATSWETYRPEPWETVNAHTVERSSYAGWRDLVVTIDDDRITYYVDGQHFATHGADYLPERPMVIAFNHWLIDLAGQPSTTPRAYDQQVDYVLHVKDQVLTPSQVNAMVGAYRGAGTTFTDTVPGS; encoded by the coding sequence ATGAACACCCCGCCCACGAACACCCCGGCCGAGAACCCCCGCGGAAGCAGGTCCCGGCTCCGCACCGCCCTGGCCTCCGCCGCCGCCGTGGCCATGGCCACCACCGCCCTCGCCGCGCTGCCGTCGGCGGCGAACGCGGCGGCGGACGGGATCGTCGTCCAGTACCGCACGACCACGTCCGGCGCGACGGCCCACGAGAGCGAGCCGTGGCTGAAGGTACGGAACACCGGTGCCACCTCCGTACCGCTGAGCAGCGTCAAGGTGCGGTACTACTTCAAGGCCGAATCGGCCTCCGCCGCCTACCGGTTCGCCTGTTCCTGGGCGGTGAAGGGGTGCGCGAACATCACCGGCACGTTCGGGACGCCCGCCTCCCCGACAGCCACGGCCGACCGCTATCTGGAGATCGGTTTCACCGCCGGGGCCGGTTCGCTGGCGCCGGGGGCGGACTCCGGGGACCTCCAGCTCCGTTTCCACCAGACGTCCTGGGCGCCGCTCATCCAGTCCGACGACCACTCCTTCGGCCCGCGGCAGTCCGCGTACGCCGACTGGCCGAAGGTGACGGCCCATGTGAACGGCGCGACCGTGTGGGGCGAGGAGCCCGGCGGCACCGGGCCAAACGACCCGGCCGTGCTCTTCGACGACTTCGACTACAGCTCGCACACCGACCCGAGGCTCCAGGCGAACGGCTGGAGCGTACGGTCCGGCTCGGGAGGCCCCGGACTGTCCGGTGCGACCTGGGACCCGGCGAATGTCACCTTCGTCTCGCAGAGCGGGAATTCGGTCATGAATCTGGAGGCATCGACGGCGGGCACGGCGGCCTCGACGGAGCACAGCGAGTTCTCGACCCGGTCGATGAAGTTCAAGAACGGGACGTACGCCTCCCGGGTGAGGTTCACCGACGCCCCGCGCTCAGGGCCGGACGGCGACCGCGTCGTGCAGACGTTCTTCGCGATCAACGACCTGACCGCACCGATGGCGGACGACTACGCGGAGTACGACTTCGAGTACCTGCCGAACGGTGGCTGGGGCGAACCGGACAACATCCTCTACGCCACCTCGTGGGAGACCTACCGGCCCGAGCCCTGGGAGACCGTCAACGCACACACCGTGGAACGGAGTTCGTACGCGGGCTGGCGGGATCTGGTGGTGACCATCGACGACGACAGGATCACGTACTACGTCGACGGGCAGCACTTCGCGACACACGGGGCGGACTATCTGCCCGAGCGGCCGATGGTGATCGCTTTCAACCACTGGCTGATCGACCTGGCGGGGCAGCCGAGCACCACGCCCCGCGCCTACGACCAGCAGGTGGACTACGTCCTGCACGTGAAAGACCAGGTGCTCACCCCGTCACAGGTGAACGCGATGGTCGGGGCGTACCGCGGCGCGGGGACGACGTTCACGGACACGGTTCCGGGCAGCTAG
- a CDS encoding urate oxidase produces the protein MPTILGQNQYGKAENRVVKITRDGDTHHIKDLNVSVALSGDMDDVHYSGSNANVLPTDTTKNTVFAFAKEHGIESAEQFGIHLARHFVSSQEPIHRARIRIEEYAWERIATSDGNSKFIGADEVKHSFARKGMETRVSQITYDGESWEVISGLKDLTVMNSTNSEFWGYVKDKYTTLKEAYDRILATDVSARWRYNWTSDEQRMPNWEKSYEQARKHMLHAFAETYSLSLQQTLYQMGSRIINSRSEIDEIRFSLPNNHHFLVDLEPFGLKNDNEVYFAADRPYGLIEATVLRDGVEPKIPVDMTNL, from the coding sequence ATGCCCACGATTCTCGGCCAGAACCAGTACGGCAAAGCAGAGAACCGCGTCGTAAAGATCACGCGGGACGGCGACACCCACCACATCAAGGACCTCAACGTCTCGGTCGCCCTCTCCGGCGACATGGACGACGTCCACTACTCCGGCTCCAACGCCAACGTCCTGCCGACCGACACCACCAAGAACACGGTGTTCGCGTTCGCCAAGGAGCACGGGATCGAGTCCGCCGAGCAGTTCGGCATCCACCTCGCCCGCCACTTCGTCTCCTCGCAGGAGCCGATCCACCGGGCGCGGATCAGGATCGAGGAGTACGCCTGGGAGCGCATCGCGACCTCCGACGGCAACTCCAAGTTCATCGGCGCCGACGAGGTCAAGCACTCCTTCGCCCGCAAGGGCATGGAGACCCGCGTCTCCCAGATCACCTACGACGGCGAGAGCTGGGAGGTCATCTCGGGCCTCAAGGACCTCACCGTGATGAACTCGACCAACTCCGAGTTCTGGGGCTACGTCAAGGACAAGTACACGACGCTGAAGGAGGCGTACGACCGCATCCTGGCGACCGACGTCTCCGCCCGCTGGCGGTACAACTGGACCAGCGACGAACAGCGCATGCCGAACTGGGAGAAGTCCTACGAGCAGGCGCGCAAGCACATGCTCCACGCCTTCGCCGAGACGTACTCCCTCTCGCTCCAGCAGACCCTGTACCAGATGGGTTCGCGGATCATCAACAGCCGCAGCGAGATCGACGAGATCCGCTTCTCGCTGCCGAACAACCACCACTTCCTGGTGGACCTCGAACCGTTCGGCCTCAAGAACGACAATGAGGTCTACTTCGCGGCGGACCGTCCCTACGGTCTGATCGAGGCCACCGTGCTCCGGGACGGCGTCGAGCCGAAGATCCCGGTCGACATGACCAACCTCTGA